The Streptomyces sp. NBC_00306 sequence ATCAAGGCGCGTACGTCGGTGGGGTGCAACCCGTGGCGCCCGGCGAACTCGGCGCCGAGCAGGTCGAACTCCACGGTCACTGCACGCAGCACGTGGACCAGCTTCATCACCGGGCTTTGGTCGTTCATTCACGCTCCTTGGAACCCACGCTAGTATCTCGCTGAACGAGATTATCGCTGAACGAGAGGACAGCCCAGTGTCCCAGACCGCTTTCGACCTCGCCTACGACGAACTCCGCGCCCGCTGGCCGACCTCCACCGAGGAGCGCGACGTCGACACCCCATACGGGCGCACCCGGGTCCATGTGTACGGCCCGGTCGACGGCGCCCCGCTGGTGCTGCTGCACGGCGGCTCGGCCACCGGGCTGGTCTGGTTCGCCAACGCACCGGCTCTGGGCCGACGCCACCGGATCCATGCCGTGGACATCCTGGGCGATGCCGGCCGCACCGACCGAAGCGGTGGCACACCCTTGAAGACCGCCGACGATCTGACCGCCTGGCTGGACGCCCTGCTGGATGGGCTCGGCCTCACCCGTACGCACCTGTGCGGTCACTCCTACGGAGCCTGGCTGGCCGTCAGATACGCACTGCATGCACCCCCGCGGGTCGACCGCCTCGCCCTCCTCGACCCCACCCAGGTTTTCGCCGGCTTCCGGCCCGGCTACCTGCTGCGCGCACTGCCCCTTCTCATACGCCCCACTCAGGCCCGCGCCGCCGCATTCCTGGAATGGGAGACGGCGGGGACCAACCCGGACGAAACCTGGCAACGCCTGTATGCACTCGCCGCCACCGTTCCCGGCCGCAAGTTGATCACAGGCCGCCGCCCTCGGGTGACCGATCTCCGTATGCCCGTCCTGGTCCTGCTCGCGGAAGACAGCCGCGCCCACCACCCCGAGAAGGTCTCCGACCGAGCCAGCCGGGCGCTCCCGAAGGGCAAGGTGGTGGTAATGCCCGGAGCCACCCACCACTCGCTGCCTCTCACCGCGCCGCAACAGTTGAACGAACACCTGACTGCCTTCCTGGGCTGATACGGCAGCCTGGAACGGATAGGTGTCATCCATCGGTCACCTGTTGGATGATCTCGAGTGTCCGGCCTGCTCCGTCTTCAGTCACCAGATGCTTCGCCGCTTTTGCGGCGGCTCGACTATGTGCCGACTGCTTCACACACGGCAGGCACAGCCCACCGCGCTCACTGGCTGGTCGAGTGAGTCGGCAAGCCGTTCGAGGTGAGGGACCGGAAGGGTATCGATTTGGTGGCGGCGCCGAGGGCGGCGAGTCGCCCTGCCCAGAACGGCTGATCTGCGGATACCGGCGCAGTGACCGCGGGGACTCCGGCGCGCAGCGCGGCGGCTGAGGTGCCAGTCCCGCCGTACGCGCGGAACACGCTGATCGAGATGAACCTGTCCCTCGTCAGGTTCGCGGTGCGCCGGTTCCGCAACCGGGGTGACGGGGAGATGGAGGACATCACCCAGGTCGGCACGATCGGTCTGATCAAGGCGATCGACCGGTTCGACCTCACGCGCGAGGTCGAGTTCTCCTCCTTCGCCATCCCCTACATCGTCGGCGAGATCAAACGCTTCTTCCGCGACTCCACCTGGGCCGTGCACGTCCCGCGCCGGCTGCAGGAGCAGCGCGTCGAACTCGCCAAGGCAAAGGAAGAGCTCGCGAACCGGCTGGATCGCGATCCCACCGTCAAGGAGCTCGCCGACCACCTCGATCTCACGGAGGACGAGGTCATCGAGGGCGTCGTCGCATCCGCCGGCTATATCGCCAGCCCCATCGACATCCCCGTCCCCGGCACGGAGGGCGCCAGTGATGGCGGCCGTACCTACGCCGACATCCTGGGCGATGACGACCCGGCCATGGACCTGCTGGAAGACCTGCACGCCCTCGCGCCGCTGCTCCAGGACCTCGACGACCGCGAGCGCAGGATCATCGAAATGCGGTTCGGACAGGAACTTATCCAGGAACGCATCGGTGAAGAGCTCGGTATCTCCCAGATGCACGTCTCCCGCCTCCTCGCTCGCAGCCTGGCCAAGCTCCGCGAAGGGCTCCTCGCCCACGGCTAGGAGCGCGTGATCACGGATGGCCAGGCCGGGCGTCTTTGAACGCCCCGGCACAGCGCGTATCGCCGCTGAAGGTGCCTGGGCACCTCTCCAGCATCCGCCTATGTGGCCCTGCCCGGCAGTGGGCAAGCCTGCCGGGGCAGGCGGTCGTGGCTACGTCATGGTGGCGATTTCGTCGAGACCGGTATGCCGAAAGGCCCGCTGCACCATCCGCGGCGTGCCGTGAATGGTGACTGCCGGGGGTTCGCGCCGGGAGGTAATGGCCCGTATCAGCGCGTAGGCGCTGGCCAGGTCGAAGCGCGTGACGGCGTGCATGTCGATGAGCCAAGCGCTGGCTTCGCTCAGCGGCGGCGCGTCGAGGATTCTCTCCAGCTCTGGCAGGGCTTCGATCCTGATCTCCCCGGCCAGCACCAGTTCCGCCCGCTGATGGTCGGCCGCGTAGACCGTGAAGCCCGGTACGGGCTGCGGGGCGACGGGATGTTCGGCTGTCACGGTGACCTCCTTCGGGCGCGCAGGGCGCTCCGCTGCTCACTCTGGTCGCCCTGCCCGGCAGGCCCGGGCTACACGGGCGACCAGCCTCCGTTACGGGACGGCGCGGTGTGGGCCAGCGCCGCTCACACTGGCCCACACCGGGCGGGCTTGCCCAAGGGGCCCCTTGGGCAAGCCCTGCTCTCCAGCATGCCCCTGCTGCTGTGGTTGTACTTCCCCGCCCGGGCACGCCGCGGATGCAGACGGCCGGATGGCTTTGTTCATGAAACGGACAGCGGATAACAGCACGAGACCCCGGGCTGAGGGGGCCCGGGGTCTCGCTGTGCACTGATGTATCCGGCCGGTTTAACGATCGGCCGGCTGCCGGGGTCACGCCCTCTCCACGCCCAAGGCCACGAGGACGCCTCGGCCGGGCCCTGGGGGCGGTCAGGCGCTGAGGGCCTGCTCGATGCTGGGGTGGCAGGTGATGAGGGCGTCGATGCCGACCAGTGTCAACACGTGCAGGACGGCCTTCTGGGCGCCGGCGATCCGGACCCATCCCTGTGTCTCGTTCACCTGCTGGTAGGCGGCGACGAAGAGGTTGATGACGCTGGAGTCCATGAAGGGCACACCGCTGAGGCCCACCACCATCCGCAGCGGCGGGGGCGTCCCACGCGTGGCAAAAGGGTCGTTCGGAACGCACACCGTTGTGGAGGGGGCGTTTCCGTGGCGGCGAGAGTAGCGGCGGAGGTGCTGGGCGGGCCGTTCGGGCCAATCAGGATGGCAAGAGGTGGCCTTGGGGGTATCGGTGATGTGGCGCGCCGACGGCACTGTTGGCGCCCCGTACTGCGCGTCCTTGAGGAGCGAACGTCATGTCTGAACGCAACACGGTTCTGCGCAGTCTTCACGATGTGGGGCTGGCCGCCTGGTTCGGCGGTTCCCTGATGGGCGCGGTCGGCCTCAATGGCGCGGCCAAGGCGCAAGGGGAGAACTGGGAGCAGGGGGCCAGGATTGCCAGTGCCGGATGGGCGATCTGGACGCCGGTGAACGCTGTGGCGATCGGTGTCCATCTGGTCGGCTCGAGCGGTCTGCTGGCTGCCAATGCCGCCCGCGTCGCCACCCAGCAGGGCGTCGCTGCTTCGACCATCGCCAAGACCGTCCTCACCGGCGCCGCACTCGCCGTCACCGCCTACTCCCGCGTGCTGGGCAAGAAGATCGAGCTCGCATCCTCCGACAACCCCAGCGACGCGGAGAAATCGGCCCGCCATCCACTCGACACTGGCAAGGCGGAGCGCCAGCTCGCCTGCGCCCAGTGGATCGTGCCCGCCCTGACAGGCGGCCTCCTCATCCTCAACGCCCTGCACGGCGAGCAGCAGCGCCCCGCCCAGCAACTCCACGGCATGTGGCAGCGCTATCGCACCCTCGCCCCGCACATGCCTGCGCCGAACTGGCACCTCTCCCGCTGAACCGGGTGCAGACCTGCTGCACGGATCGCAAACGGCTTTTGTCGCCACATGGACGATGCAGCGTCGTGCCGGGTCAGCAGAACGGGAGGCGCCGGGACCGATGATCCGGCACATGCCCGTCCGAGTGGACGCGAGCGATGCGCAGTTTGGTGGTGTCTCGCGCGAACGCGGCAGCGGGCCGGCCGTCGGACGGCCGGGCCGCTGGAAGCCGAAACTTCAGGGTCAGGTATAGAAGGCTTCACGAGGTCGCCGACCTTCGGGTCGGACAGCGTTCGGGCGACGTCTGCCAAGGCGACCACACCCACCCAGTCGTGCCCGGCGATCACCGGCAGTCGGCGGACCTGGTGCTGCGACATGGTGTCCTTCATGTCGTCGGCGTCGTCGGCGCCGATGGTGACCGCTTACCTGAAAGGTCGGGTTCGGTAGGGGTGTGGTCGTTGCTGGTCGGGGGTGGTGGGGCCGCTCGGGGTTGATCGCCGCTGCGCGGCAGTTCGCCACCGGCTTTGTGATGGGGCTGCGGGAGGGTCACGGCATCGCGGTGGCACGCGATGTTGTGGGCGCGGGCCAGTTGGTGGTGAGCGAGCTGGTCGACCGGCTACATCAACGGCCAGCACAGGGCGCAGGCCATGCTGGAGGCAGGCGTACGCCGCACCGTCGTCCTGCACCTTGTCGACGAGGCATAACTCCCGCCGTCCGTCCTTCCACTCGTACCGCCGCCGCGTTGCCCGCGCCACGCCGCCGCTGGTCGACGCCGGGTAGCCCCAGGGGATGGACTGCCGGTTGGAGACCAGCCGTTCGGGGGCCGGCGCCGCGAAGTAGATCTGACCTTCGATGGCTAATCGGCTCGACATCAAGGGACGTACGATTGCCGGCGGGAGATCACTGGTCGACGCCAACTGCGCCAGGGCCGAGGGCTGTCCGTTCGGCATTCGTAAGCCCGCTGGACCGCTGGCGGGCTCGGATCACGCAGGCGCCATCAGTGGTTCTTACCGTCGCGTCGGGGTGTAACTGGTTGTGGTGGCGGCGAGGATGGGCAGTTCGAACCACGTGGTTTTGCCGGTGGTGGTGTGGTCGCTGCCCCAATGGTGGGCGAGTGCGTCGACAAGTTCGATGCCGCGTCCGTTCTCGGCGTCGGTGGCGGCAATCCGGCGGGTCGGGCCCTTCGGGTCGGCGTCTTCGACCTCGCACCGCAGAACGCCGGCGTGGACACGCATGTGGACGTGGATGGGGCCGTGGGCGTGGAGCAAGGCGTTGGTGATGAGTTCGCTGGCCAGGAGTTGAGTCGTTTCGGCCAGTTCCTCGAGGCCCCAGGTGTTCAGCTGGGCCGCGAGAAGCCGCCGGGTGCGGCCTACCGAGGCTGGTTCACGGCGCACGGTCACGGACGACGTGTACCAGACGGTGCCGCAGTCGAGGCTTGCGCTGTGCGGGTTCAGGGCGCGCGCCCACAGAGCCGAGTGCCGCGCCATCCACGGCAGCCGAGCATGGCTGGCTCCGTGCTGTGCGCCCGGCAGCCAATGCGGGGGGAGGCGCCTGGGTGGCCGCCGGTCGGCTTGGCGTACGACGGACCCTGTGCTTGCGTCGGCGGTCTGCTGGCCGGCCATGTCAGTCCCTTCGGTCGAGCCAATGTGGCAGTACGCCGCGCTGCGCCTCCCAGTCAGTGGTTCATGTAGCACTCGCTACACTAAAGTCTACATGAAGCGGACGCTACAGTAAATATCTCGCATATCGGGCGTACGGGACGAGGGGTGTGATGGCGCGGACAGCTGACCAGGCGAAACGAGCGGACCTGTTGCGCCGGGTCCGCGGATACGTGATCAGCAATGGCCTGGCGGATCTCTCGCTACGTCCGCTCGCCAAGGCACTCGGCACCAGCGACCGCATGCTCCTGTACTACTTCGGCAGCAAAGAGCAGCTCGTCGCCCAAGCATTGGGTCAGGACGAGGAACGACCTCTGCTGATGTTCCGCCGGGCTCTAGATGTCGCAGGCGCACCCCAAAACCCGGCAGATATGAGACGCGTCCTGGAAGAGATCTGGCGCCAGTTCACAGCACCCGACCGGCGCGACATCCTCCCCGTCACCTTTGAGGCCATGACCGCCAGCGTGCTCAACCCCGACCGCTACGGCCCGGTGATGCGCAGCCTGCTCACCGAATGGAGGCAGGCGCTGGCCTGCGCCTTCACCGGACTGGGCATGCCCAACGGCAAAGCCGACGCCGAGGCCACCCTCCTGGTCGACACTCTCCTGGGGCTGCTTCACGCAGCGCTCGCCGACGGCGACTGGCCCCGTGCCACAGCAGTCTTCCAGACCCTCCTCGACCGCCTCGAGCCCGCCTGGCACACCGCTGAGTGAAGAACATGGCTGCTAGGGCCGGAAGACGGCGACGGCGAACATGTCGCTCTTCGCGGGCCCGAACACGGTCACAATGATCCGTGCGATCCTCGTGCTGACGTCACGGTTGAGGCGCAGCGCCCGGTCGACGGTCGGCACGATCTCCACCTGCGAGCAGCAGCTATGAGGTGCTGGAAGCGGTCAAGGTCGTGGTGCCCGGCGGACTCCTGATCTCCGACATTGCCGTCCTGGATGCGGCCATCGGCGGGCGATGCACGTCCCGGTCGCTGTGCTTGTGGCGGCGGAGCCGTCTGGCGTTCGTGTCGCGCATCCACTAGGCCGGAGTCGGGCTCACGATGGGGCAATGGACAGGGATCCGGTTTCCTGGAGTTCCCCTGGCATCCGCGGCCTGGAGGTCTGGGAGGATGCGGCCGGTGGGGTCGGGACGCGTTTGTTCGGATGGGTCGGCATTCTGCCGCTCTCTCTGGTCGGCTCCGCCATGGCTTCGCCTGCCGAGTGGGCGTTGTGCAGGGCCCGCGAAGTGGGCGTGAGCCCCGGCCCTTTCCCTGTGGTCCGGGGCATCTGTACGGCCGGTTGCGGATTTCGAATGTTCGTGGGGCAAAGACGAAGCCCTGGACAGATGTGACGGCCGTCCAGGGCTTGGTCCAGCCACTCCGAAGTGGGAGCGCTTGGGAGTTAACACGGTCCAGTCTGCGGCCTGTCGGCTGTTGGGCTGGTGACCGTGGGCCGCGTGTCGCGCGACTGCGCATGTACTGGCCGGCAGTTCTCGTTTGAACCGTCAGTGATGCGTGCCCGGATCAGCGGTGGGCGGCTACGACACTCGTAAGGGTGAGCCTGTCGGGTGGGGAGGGGGGCATGTGCAGGTGATGGGATTCTTCGGAACCACTGAGCGTGCTCTGGAGCGGTGGACGACGAGCGTGTGGCGGCTGCTGTTTCCGCCGAAGGGGCGGCAGTTGGAGGTCGTGGTCATACTTCACCGGCAGTGCGACGACAATGCATTGATCCTTGGGCGGCAGCGCGTCCTGGCGCCCAATGCCTACATTGTCGAACTGTTACCCGAGATCCACCGCCAGCTCGCGGCCAGCGCAAGTCCACTCGAACTGCATCTGGTGAACCAGGTGTGCCGGCATGCCGCAGAGCAGGGTTACACGTTCGCAGGCCCTGTGGCGGTAGACCTGCGCCCTGCGGCAGGCGTGACGCCTCGGTTCCGTATTCGTAGCCGCATCGCGCCCGCCGAGCCCCAGGCTCCGCGGCTGGTCACGTGGGCGTGACCAGCAGACGATCGGCGACGACCGGTTGCCGAATGTCGGCGGCAACGTTCGGCGCCACACCTGCGGCGCGCGGCAGCGTTTCGCCGCAGAGAGGCTCCGAGGAACACCGACTGCCGTCTGGTCCGGGCTCAGTGCTCGGTGAGCATGCCCGCCCGGAGCTTCGCCAGGATGCGGTTCAGGAGCCGGGAGACGTGCATCTGGGAGACGTTCAGTTCGTTACCGATCTCGGCCTGCGTCATCTCCTGGCCGAAGCGCATCTGCAGGATGCGCTTCTCGCGGTCGTCGAGCTGTGCGAGCAGCGGCGCGAGGGCGTGCAGGTTCTCGGTGAGTTCCATCGCGGGGTCGATGTCGCCGAGGATGTCGGCGTAGGCGCGGCCGCCGGTGCCGGTGGGGGCGTCGTCGCTGTCGGCGTTCGGGGTGTCGAGGGAGCCCGCGGTGTAGCCGTTGGCGGCCACCAGGCCCTCGATGATCTCGTCCTCGCTCAGGTCGAGCAGCTCGGCGAGTTCTTTGACCGTCGGGTCGCGGTCGAGCACGTCGGACAGTTCGTCGCGGGCTTTGGCGAGTTCGGTGCGGAGCTCTTGGAGCCGGCGCGGGACGTGGACGGCCCAGCTGGTGTCGCGGAAGAAGCGCTTGATCTCGCCGACGATGTAGGGGACGGCGAAGGTGGTGAACTCGACCTCGCGGCTGAGTTCGAAGCGGTCGATGGCCTTGATGAGGCCGATGGTGCCGACCTGGATGATGTCGTCCATCTCGCCGTTGCCGCGGTTTCGGAACCGGCGTGCGGCGAACTGAACGAGGGAGAGGTTCATCTCGATGAGGGTGTTGCGGGCGTACTGGTATTCGTGCGTGCCCTCTTCGAGGGTCTGCAGCCGGTCGAAGAACACCTTGGACAGGCTCTTCGCGTCCCTCGGCGCGACCTTGCCGGCATCCGCGACCCACGGCAGGTCGCACACGGTCTGCGAGGCGTCGACCGTCGTCTGCTCCGTCAGGCTGTCGTGGGTGACGCTGGCCATAGCGCTTTCCTTCCTTGTCTGCGGCGTGGCATCCACCGCTTTCCCAGACCGGGACCCGTCATTCCGGTGACGTGGAGAAATACTGCACCACGATCAGCTGGTGCCGAACTGAACTCTCGGCGCACGGTTCGAAGGTGCCGTTTGCCCGGCATCGACGGTTCGGGGCTCACCGCGGTCCGGTAGGCGTGACAGCCTCGCCGGCAATTTGGCCTCAGCGAGGTGCTCGTCCGCATACAAGTTGATCAGCTGCTGCCGCTTGGCGGTGGTGAGGTAGAGCATCCGGTCGGCGAAGGCCTCGGCCGCTTACCGCGCCTGGGTGCGCTCACTCGACGCGGCCCCGACTCCCGGCCGTGGCCAAAGGCATCAAAGCAGCCGAAGCAGGGCCCCCACCCGCCCTCACCCAGGGGTCGAGTCTGCCACGGCGAACGTGGTCCTCTCGGACTCGTTGCAGCCCTGAGTGGTCGCACCAAGGACGCCGTCCGCAAAGCATGGGGGACAAGGACTGATCACCACATTGGTGCTGCCTCCTTGACCGGGCCACGGAAGGGGCCGAAGTCAGATTGGCGCGTTGCTGCTGTGCCGCGGCACAGCACAGTCCGTCGCGTTTGCTCGGCCGAGCGCCGAGCGCCTTACTGATCGTTTCAAAATGAGGTTCTGAGTCGTCTCAAGCAGATGATGCTGCAAGCGAGTTGGAGTAGGGCGAGGTGCAGGTCGGCGCGTATCTCGTAGCGGATGCGGAGTCGCTTGAACTGGTGGAGCCAGGCGAAGGTGCGCTCGACGACCCAGCGGGTCTTCCCCAGCCCGGAGCCGTGGGTGGTGCCGCGGCGGGCGATCTTTGGTGTGATGCCGCGGGCCCGGAGGAGGCGGCGGTATTTGTCGTAGTCGTAGCCGCGGTCGGCGAAGAGCTGTCGTGGGCGGCTGCGAGGTCGGCCGCGTAACCCGCGGACCGGAGGGATGGCGTCCAGCAGGGGCATGAGCTGGGTGATGTCGTGGCGGTTTCCGCTGGTCAGGGTGACGGCGAGCGGTGTTCCGTGCCGGTCGACGATGAGGTGGTGCTTGCTGCCGGGCCGGGCCCGGTCGACCGGCGAAGGTCCGGTGTGAGCCCCCCTAATCCAGTGCGTAAGCAGACGGCCCGGGACCATGCAACGCCCCGGGCTAGCTGCTCGCATAGGACAGCGAATGCCTGGATCCCCCCTGGCCGTCAAGGCCTCCTCAAAGAGCGGTATCGCTGTCCGTTGCGGGGTCCGCGGTGATGACGCGGGCGCCGGGCTGATGCCTCCGTTTCCCCGGGCCCTTGAGGCTTCTGTCAAGAGCGGCGCAGCCCGGCGCCTCCGTGGTCACCGCGAAACTCGCGGGGCCAGGTCGGACGTTAATCGTCACGGCGCGAGCCCTCTCCAGGGTCGACCTCTTGTTCATCCGCGAGCCCGTGAGCTCTGCCGAAAGATCGAGCCCCTGGAGTTCGCTGGTGTCGCGAACGGCTACTGAGATGGCGGACCAACGAGTCCTTGGATTAGGGCGCCGCGTGACCCGCATGTGCTTGTGACCTGTATAGACGGACGGATCTGGGAGGACAGCTTGACCGTGTTCTGTGGCATCGACTGGGCAGAGCGTCACCACGACGTCGCCCTCGTCGACGAAGCCGGCACTCTGCTCGCCCAAGCCCGTATCACCGACGACCTTGCCGGCTACCACAAGCTCCTGGACCTCTTGGCCGAGCACGGCGACAGCCCAGATGATCCGATACCGGTGGCCATCGAGACCAGCCA is a genomic window containing:
- a CDS encoding TetR/AcrR family transcriptional regulator, with the translated sequence MISNGLADLSLRPLAKALGTSDRMLLYYFGSKEQLVAQALGQDEERPLLMFRRALDVAGAPQNPADMRRVLEEIWRQFTAPDRRDILPVTFEAMTASVLNPDRYGPVMRSLLTEWRQALACAFTGLGMPNGKADAEATLLVDTLLGLLHAALADGDWPRATAVFQTLLDRLEPAWHTAE
- a CDS encoding ATP-binding protein, with amino-acid sequence MARHSALWARALNPHSASLDCGTVWYTSSVTVRREPASVGRTRRLLAAQLNTWGLEELAETTQLLASELITNALLHAHGPIHVHMRVHAGVLRCEVEDADPKGPTRRIAATDAENGRGIELVDALAHHWGSDHTTTGKTTWFELPILAATTTSYTPTRR
- a CDS encoding alpha/beta fold hydrolase, coding for MSQTAFDLAYDELRARWPTSTEERDVDTPYGRTRVHVYGPVDGAPLVLLHGGSATGLVWFANAPALGRRHRIHAVDILGDAGRTDRSGGTPLKTADDLTAWLDALLDGLGLTRTHLCGHSYGAWLAVRYALHAPPRVDRLALLDPTQVFAGFRPGYLLRALPLLIRPTQARAAAFLEWETAGTNPDETWQRLYALAATVPGRKLITGRRPRVTDLRMPVLVLLAEDSRAHHPEKVSDRASRALPKGKVVVMPGATHHSLPLTAPQQLNEHLTAFLG
- a CDS encoding STAS domain-containing protein; its protein translation is MVVGLSGVPFMDSSVINLFVAAYQQVNETQGWVRIAGAQKAVLHVLTLVGIDALITCHPSIEQALSA
- a CDS encoding STAS domain-containing protein, whose amino-acid sequence is MTAEHPVAPQPVPGFTVYAADHQRAELVLAGEIRIEALPELERILDAPPLSEASAWLIDMHAVTRFDLASAYALIRAITSRREPPAVTIHGTPRMVQRAFRHTGLDEIATMT
- a CDS encoding FhaA domain-containing protein, which translates into the protein MGFFGTTERALERWTTSVWRLLFPPKGRQLEVVVILHRQCDDNALILGRQRVLAPNAYIVELLPEIHRQLAASASPLELHLVNQVCRHAAEQGYTFAGPVAVDLRPAAGVTPRFRIRSRIAPAEPQAPRLVTWA
- a CDS encoding RNA polymerase sigma factor SigF; translation: MASVTHDSLTEQTTVDASQTVCDLPWVADAGKVAPRDAKSLSKVFFDRLQTLEEGTHEYQYARNTLIEMNLSLVQFAARRFRNRGNGEMDDIIQVGTIGLIKAIDRFELSREVEFTTFAVPYIVGEIKRFFRDTSWAVHVPRRLQELRTELAKARDELSDVLDRDPTVKELAELLDLSEDEIIEGLVAANGYTAGSLDTPNADSDDAPTGTGGRAYADILGDIDPAMELTENLHALAPLLAQLDDREKRILQMRFGQEMTQAEIGNELNVSQMHVSRLLNRILAKLRAGMLTEH